One window of the Desulfonatronum thiosulfatophilum genome contains the following:
- a CDS encoding rhodanese-like domain-containing protein: MRWMQFLTPVKSIDAEQARKVLTEEPELQIVDVRQPGEYEQGHIAGARLMPIGQLGDMMSELDGSKPTLVYCAIGGRSRVAAQMLAGKGFEKILNLSGGFKAWNGWTGFGEYELGLHLFTESMTLEQTLAVAYDMESALREFYENMAETVADPQAGKVFALLAAVELKHQQAVAQRMAGEDVQKATQKTAKDTPAAVPEGGISTEDHMHRMGVDLENPREIVDFAMAVEAQAMDLYSRAARQAQGEVREFLEQMAEDEKKHLQHLGNLMDRLQEVV, encoded by the coding sequence ATGCGTTGGATGCAATTTCTGACACCCGTCAAATCCATTGACGCGGAGCAGGCTCGAAAGGTTTTGACCGAGGAACCGGAGCTGCAGATCGTGGATGTCCGGCAACCCGGCGAATACGAGCAGGGGCATATCGCGGGGGCGCGGTTGATGCCCATCGGACAACTGGGAGACATGATGAGTGAGCTCGATGGCAGCAAGCCGACGCTGGTCTACTGCGCCATCGGCGGTCGCAGTCGGGTCGCGGCGCAGATGCTGGCCGGCAAGGGGTTCGAAAAAATTTTGAATCTCAGCGGCGGGTTCAAGGCTTGGAACGGCTGGACCGGCTTCGGGGAATACGAGCTGGGGTTGCACCTTTTCACGGAATCCATGACCCTGGAACAGACTCTGGCTGTGGCCTACGACATGGAATCGGCCCTGCGTGAATTCTATGAAAACATGGCCGAGACCGTTGCCGATCCCCAGGCCGGCAAAGTCTTCGCCTTGCTGGCTGCAGTTGAGTTGAAGCACCAGCAGGCCGTGGCGCAGCGCATGGCCGGCGAGGACGTGCAAAAGGCAACCCAAAAAACCGCCAAGGATACGCCGGCGGCCGTACCGGAAGGCGGCATTTCCACCGAGGACCACATGCACCGGATGGGCGTGGATCTGGAAAACCCGCGGGAGATCGTTGATTTTGCCATGGCAGTCGAGGCCCAGGCCATGGACCTTTACTCCCGGGCCGCACGGCAGGCCCAGGGGGAAGTGCGGGAGTTTCTCGAACAGATGGCCGAGGACGAGAAAAAGCATCTCCAGCACCTGGGAAATCTGATGGACAGGCTCCAGGAGGTTGTCTAA
- a CDS encoding NAD(P)/FAD-dependent oxidoreductase has protein sequence MGRLLLAGAGHAHMALMAAIPELTAKGHAVTAIGPGDRHYYSGMGPGMLGGTYRPEEISFPVQTMIESRGGTFIQDLVTAIDAARHVVVLRSGREVPYDVLSCNLGSYVPRDISGDAAGADNGVANDVVFPVKPIERLLAARRRIQEMAKTKTVRIGVCGGGPAALEVAGNAWDVGREQGGKGCKVQIFAGSRLLKNMPDKVRRMAEEALKKKGIEVVAGSYVHAVESGEIHLQNGQRHVQDVVFLALGVRPSKVFSNSGLETGPEGGLLVNQFLQSVSHPDIFGGGDCISFQPRPLDKVGVYAVRQNPVLLHNVRSRLEGRELQPFDPGGDYLLIFNIGGGQGILYKNRIAFGGRPAFWIKDYIDRKFIRKFQT, from the coding sequence ATGGGCAGGCTTCTCCTGGCCGGGGCAGGACATGCCCACATGGCCCTGATGGCCGCCATTCCCGAATTGACGGCCAAGGGGCACGCCGTGACGGCCATCGGTCCCGGAGATCGGCATTACTACTCCGGGATGGGCCCGGGAATGCTCGGAGGAACGTACCGCCCCGAGGAAATCAGCTTTCCGGTGCAAACCATGATCGAAAGCCGCGGGGGAACATTCATCCAGGACCTGGTCACGGCCATCGACGCGGCGCGACATGTCGTGGTGCTGCGCTCAGGCCGGGAAGTGCCCTACGATGTTTTGAGCTGCAATCTGGGCAGTTATGTTCCCCGGGACATATCCGGAGATGCCGCTGGCGCGGACAACGGCGTTGCAAACGACGTGGTCTTTCCGGTCAAGCCCATCGAGCGTCTGCTGGCGGCACGTCGGCGGATCCAGGAAATGGCCAAAACCAAAACGGTGCGGATCGGTGTGTGCGGCGGGGGGCCGGCCGCGCTGGAGGTGGCCGGAAACGCGTGGGACGTCGGACGTGAACAAGGCGGCAAAGGTTGCAAGGTCCAGATCTTCGCAGGCAGCAGGCTGCTCAAGAACATGCCGGACAAGGTCCGCCGCATGGCCGAAGAGGCGCTGAAAAAAAAGGGGATCGAGGTGGTTGCAGGCAGCTATGTGCATGCCGTGGAATCAGGCGAGATCCATCTGCAAAACGGGCAGCGCCATGTCCAGGATGTGGTTTTCCTGGCCTTGGGAGTCCGCCCCTCGAAGGTGTTCAGCAACTCCGGACTGGAAACCGGTCCGGAGGGCGGACTGCTCGTCAATCAATTCCTGCAGAGCGTGAGCCATCCGGACATTTTCGGCGGCGGGGACTGCATCTCGTTTCAGCCGCGACCCCTGGACAAGGTCGGGGTCTACGCCGTGCGCCAGAACCCGGTACTGCTGCACAATGTGCGGTCCCGGCTGGAAGGCCGCGAACTCCAGCCCTTTGATCCCGGGGGGGACTACCTGCTGATCTTCAACATCGGCGGAGGCCAGGGCATCCTCTACAAGAACAGGATCGCCTTCGGCGGTCGCCCGGCCTTCTGGATCAAGGACTACATCGATCGTAAGTTTATCCGGAAGTTTCAGACGTAG
- a CDS encoding N-acetylmuramoyl-L-alanine amidase, producing MPIRHYFLFLFLIGFLCVGPLASESRASAERDYSSGWNEFQRLLKDPVQSKQRTAWIAARNMFNSAYQKAPDGSEAPKSLFYLGRVHEEMGQRFGQAADYTQAVDYYGRVALRFPNHTWADDALLRKAKIHLEHLNDSAQAYIDLLSIVHNHPKGDMAPQAQSMLRELDAAFLAKVNSSSPGNAIAASAPAIAAPATSSVVSSQPEPIVTAALIAPPVAPRAVEPGSGTAKLTQVRYWSSDEYTRVVLDVDAEIDFSHRLLNPDPALGTPHRLMIDLQGTVLGPETLPQLQVADGILRQVRTGQNQPQVSRVVLDIQRLEDFRVFTLESPFRIVVDVSGATQSLAGSSASRPSGQTAQQRNPQIAPGPGGIASSLVEQLGLKVNTIMIDPGHGGKDPGAVAHGIKEKDVNLRMARILGKMLEEKGFRVIYTRTTDVFIPLEERTAMANAQKADLFISVHANAHPNPNMQGFEIYSLNLAKNKDAVRVAARENAVSTKKISDLQFILTDLMLNSKISESKELATKIHGRTIQGMRRTHPKLGDNGVREAPFYVLMGAKMPAVLVEMGYLTNREESRLLNTDAYLRTLASNLVQGVLAYRDHIERHAKL from the coding sequence ATGCCGATACGTCACTACTTTCTGTTTCTTTTTCTGATAGGGTTTTTGTGCGTCGGGCCTTTGGCAAGCGAAAGCCGGGCCAGTGCCGAGCGGGACTATTCCAGCGGCTGGAACGAATTCCAGCGGCTGCTCAAGGATCCCGTTCAGTCCAAGCAGCGTACCGCATGGATTGCCGCGCGCAACATGTTCAATAGTGCGTATCAGAAAGCTCCGGACGGCTCGGAAGCTCCCAAATCGCTTTTCTATCTGGGCCGTGTGCACGAGGAAATGGGGCAACGCTTCGGACAGGCCGCGGATTACACTCAGGCAGTGGATTACTATGGGCGGGTGGCTCTGCGATTCCCCAATCACACATGGGCGGACGATGCCCTGCTGCGCAAGGCCAAGATCCACCTTGAGCATTTGAATGACTCGGCCCAGGCCTATATTGATCTGTTGTCAATTGTGCACAATCATCCCAAGGGCGATATGGCTCCCCAGGCCCAGTCCATGCTTCGCGAGCTGGATGCCGCATTCCTGGCCAAGGTCAATTCGTCATCCCCCGGCAATGCCATTGCGGCCTCCGCGCCCGCGATAGCCGCTCCGGCAACGTCTTCAGTCGTCTCTTCCCAGCCAGAACCCATAGTCACGGCGGCACTGATCGCTCCGCCTGTTGCGCCGCGCGCCGTGGAGCCGGGCTCCGGAACCGCCAAGTTGACCCAGGTCCGCTACTGGAGCAGCGACGAATACACGCGGGTGGTTCTGGATGTGGATGCCGAAATCGACTTCAGTCACAGGCTGCTCAATCCGGACCCGGCTCTGGGCACGCCTCACCGGTTGATGATCGACCTGCAGGGAACGGTTCTGGGGCCGGAGACTCTGCCGCAACTCCAGGTTGCCGACGGCATCCTGCGCCAGGTTCGCACCGGCCAGAATCAGCCGCAAGTCAGCCGGGTCGTGCTGGATATTCAGCGTCTTGAAGATTTTCGGGTCTTCACATTGGAAAGCCCGTTCCGGATCGTTGTGGACGTCAGTGGAGCTACACAAAGCCTGGCCGGCTCTTCGGCATCGCGGCCTTCCGGGCAGACGGCTCAGCAGCGGAATCCGCAGATCGCCCCGGGACCGGGGGGCATTGCCTCCAGCCTCGTGGAGCAGCTCGGCTTGAAGGTGAACACGATCATGATCGACCCCGGCCATGGCGGCAAGGATCCCGGCGCTGTGGCCCACGGCATCAAGGAAAAGGACGTCAACCTGCGCATGGCCCGGATCCTGGGGAAGATGCTCGAGGAAAAAGGCTTTCGCGTCATCTACACCCGAACCACGGACGTCTTCATCCCCCTGGAGGAACGCACGGCCATGGCCAACGCCCAGAAGGCGGACCTCTTCATCTCCGTGCACGCCAATGCCCATCCCAATCCCAACATGCAGGGCTTTGAGATCTATTCCCTGAACCTGGCCAAGAACAAGGACGCCGTGCGGGTTGCGGCCCGGGAAAATGCCGTGTCCACGAAAAAAATCAGCGATCTGCAGTTCATCCTGACGGACCTGATGCTCAACTCCAAGATCAGCGAATCCAAGGAACTGGCCACCAAGATTCATGGTCGGACGATCCAGGGCATGCGCCGCACCCATCCAAAGCTGGGGGACAACGGCGTCCGGGAGGCTCCGTTCTACGTGCTGATGGGCGCGAAGATGCCCGCGGTTCTCGTGGAAATGGGATACTTGACCAACCGGGAAGAGTCACGTCTGCTCAATACCGACGCTTACCTCCGAACCCTGGCCTCCAACTTGGTGCAAGGCGTCCTGGCATACCGTGACCATATCGAACGGCACGCCAAATTGTAG
- the rdgB gene encoding RdgB/HAM1 family non-canonical purine NTP pyrophosphatase, producing MEIVIASRNRGKAAEIAALLGQFDVQVLTMDSFPEIGDIPETGTTFEENALIKARTVARLTGMIAMADDSGLEVEALGGAPGVYSARFSGPDATDESNNALLLAKMEGVPQKSRQARFVSVIAVHAPVQGGKELLARGSWSGQIALRPLGENGFGYDPLFLDEELGLTSAQLLPEQKNARSHRAAAMMELARFWPDFLREMRLPEDLPR from the coding sequence GTGGAAATTGTTATTGCCTCGCGGAATAGGGGCAAGGCGGCGGAAATCGCGGCTTTGCTCGGACAATTTGATGTTCAGGTGCTGACCATGGATTCCTTTCCCGAAATCGGGGATATACCCGAAACCGGAACGACTTTTGAGGAAAATGCCCTGATCAAGGCGCGAACCGTGGCGCGGTTGACGGGAATGATCGCCATGGCCGACGACTCCGGATTGGAGGTGGAGGCTTTGGGGGGGGCGCCTGGGGTCTACTCGGCGCGGTTCAGTGGGCCGGACGCGACGGATGAGAGCAACAATGCCCTCTTGCTGGCCAAAATGGAAGGCGTTCCTCAGAAATCTCGTCAAGCACGTTTTGTGAGCGTGATTGCCGTTCATGCGCCGGTGCAAGGGGGAAAAGAGTTGCTGGCTCGGGGCAGCTGGTCTGGTCAGATCGCCTTGAGGCCGCTGGGTGAAAATGGATTTGGCTATGATCCGCTTTTTCTCGACGAGGAGTTGGGACTGACCTCCGCCCAGCTTCTGCCGGAGCAGAAGAACGCACGCAGCCACAGGGCCGCCGCCATGATGGAGCTGGCCCGTTTTTGGCCCGACTTTCTGCGGGAAATGAGGCTGCCTGAAGATCTTCCGCGATAA
- a CDS encoding sensor histidine kinase yields MKRPRISLGWKILGLITLVSCIVFFGLFAANFYWKQAITIHQIDRLGMRISELLSMAIDGPMLRGDNDGTHEQFRVASEMYDDIRVYLTDFRGNITYSTEPGTLRQDLLDIYDHHEVRGMLDQSLLQGRDSGMLLELQGDPYYLRVRSIANGPECYHCHGSSQPILGALFEFQNMNRDFVQLRTMQLYGGLIALGGLAILLGCVLLFLRAHVVDRIGKLSRISREIRQGNYSADFNIQGDDEISELGTNLSTMVRRLQAAEKYAAIGEFSTYIAHEIRNPLFAIGGFANTLVRAPKLDATTMQKIQIILSESKRLDDILRIFINFSRPLELTMNRFDVNDAVVQTLNSLNVSAQWPSVHVHMQLDERIDRIMSDPEMVKQCLKNLIKNSISTMPAGGELRVSTREDKDNILLEVADSGHGLPSEVLEQPFNPFTSLELAMTRKIVVDLGGELQLESNEASGTRATLKLPKVMTLARKTDQGEG; encoded by the coding sequence ATGAAGCGTCCGCGTATCTCTCTCGGGTGGAAGATTTTGGGGTTGATTACCCTGGTGAGCTGCATTGTTTTTTTTGGGTTGTTCGCCGCCAATTTTTACTGGAAACAGGCGATCACCATCCATCAGATCGACCGTCTGGGGATGCGGATATCCGAACTGCTGAGCATGGCCATTGATGGCCCCATGCTTCGCGGCGACAATGACGGCACGCATGAACAATTCCGAGTCGCCTCGGAAATGTACGATGATATTCGGGTCTACCTGACCGACTTCCGGGGAAACATCACGTATTCCACCGAGCCGGGAACATTGCGGCAAGACCTGCTCGACATTTACGACCATCATGAAGTTCGCGGAATGTTGGATCAAAGCCTGCTCCAGGGCAGAGATTCGGGAATGCTGCTTGAACTCCAGGGCGACCCCTATTATCTGCGCGTTCGGAGCATTGCCAACGGTCCGGAATGCTATCATTGCCATGGATCAAGCCAGCCGATACTCGGAGCGCTATTCGAGTTTCAGAACATGAACCGGGATTTCGTCCAGTTGCGGACCATGCAACTCTACGGAGGGCTCATTGCTCTTGGCGGTCTGGCTATACTGCTCGGCTGCGTTCTGCTTTTTCTGCGGGCGCATGTTGTCGACAGGATCGGAAAGCTCTCCCGGATCAGCCGGGAAATCCGTCAGGGAAATTATTCGGCTGATTTCAACATCCAGGGCGATGATGAAATCAGCGAACTCGGCACCAACCTTTCCACAATGGTCCGGCGCCTTCAGGCCGCGGAAAAGTACGCCGCCATCGGCGAATTCTCAACGTATATCGCCCATGAGATCCGCAATCCCCTGTTCGCCATCGGCGGCTTTGCCAATACCCTGGTTCGTGCGCCCAAGCTGGACGCCACCACCATGCAAAAGATCCAGATCATTCTGAGCGAATCCAAACGCCTGGATGATATTCTGCGCATCTTCATCAACTTTTCCCGCCCGCTGGAACTGACAATGAACCGCTTCGACGTCAACGACGCAGTGGTCCAAACTTTGAATTCTCTGAATGTTTCGGCTCAGTGGCCCTCCGTCCATGTCCACATGCAGTTGGATGAGAGAATCGACCGTATCATGTCCGATCCGGAAATGGTCAAGCAGTGTCTGAAAAACTTGATCAAAAATTCCATCTCCACCATGCCTGCCGGCGGAGAGTTGCGCGTTTCCACACGAGAGGACAAGGACAACATCCTCCTGGAAGTCGCGGATTCCGGCCACGGTCTGCCGAGTGAAGTCCTGGAGCAGCCGTTCAATCCGTTCACCAGCCTGGAACTGGCCATGACCCGCAAGATCGTCGTCGACCTTGGCGGAGAACTGCAGCTGGAAAGCAATGAAGCATCCGGCACCAGAGCAACCCTGAAACTTCCCAAAGTTATGACGCTGGCCAGGAAAACGGATCAGGGAGAAGGATGA
- a CDS encoding glycosyltransferase family 2 protein: protein MISVILPIHNAAKTLPAALESLLAQTWADFEILAVDDGSNDDHGTVPGTHAVLSEYAALDRRIRPLFFEHGGIVQALNRGLDCAAGELIARMDADDVCHPDRLRVQAEFLRLHSEVGLVACAADFGGNSNQAGGYKRHLDWTNTLLTHDQMSLGRFRESPLVHPTVMFRRRLVKQFGGYRDGPFPEDYELWLRWLECGVRMEKAPEMLYVWNDPPNRLSRTHPRYDVAAFYRTKARYLAQWLAAHNPGHPEIMVMGAGRITRRRAEMLLPHGVKITAWVDIDPRKVNRRVAERPVIHRNDIPPPGERFIVSYVAGHGAAEDITAFMTNRGYIQGRHFLLAA from the coding sequence ATGATCTCTGTAATTCTTCCGATTCATAATGCCGCAAAGACGCTGCCGGCGGCTCTGGAAAGCCTGCTGGCGCAGACATGGGCGGATTTCGAAATCCTGGCTGTGGATGATGGATCGAATGACGACCACGGCACCGTTCCGGGCACCCACGCCGTTTTATCTGAGTATGCCGCTCTTGACCGACGGATCCGGCCGTTGTTCTTTGAGCATGGAGGAATCGTTCAGGCCTTGAATCGAGGGCTGGACTGCGCCGCTGGGGAGCTGATCGCCCGTATGGACGCCGACGACGTCTGCCATCCTGATCGGCTGCGGGTTCAGGCCGAATTCCTGCGGCTCCATTCAGAGGTCGGTCTTGTGGCTTGTGCGGCCGATTTCGGAGGCAACTCGAATCAAGCCGGAGGCTATAAACGCCACCTGGACTGGACCAACACTCTGCTCACCCATGACCAGATGTCCCTGGGGCGCTTCCGTGAATCCCCGCTGGTCCACCCCACCGTGATGTTTCGACGCCGCCTGGTGAAACAGTTCGGAGGCTACCGCGACGGGCCGTTTCCCGAAGACTACGAACTGTGGCTGCGATGGCTGGAGTGCGGGGTGCGCATGGAAAAAGCGCCTGAGATGCTGTATGTCTGGAACGATCCCCCCAACCGCCTTTCCCGAACCCATCCTCGATACGACGTCGCCGCGTTCTACAGAACCAAGGCCCGCTACCTGGCCCAGTGGCTGGCCGCGCACAACCCCGGCCATCCCGAAATCATGGTCATGGGAGCCGGACGAATAACACGACGCCGCGCCGAAATGCTCCTGCCCCACGGCGTGAAAATCACGGCCTGGGTGGATATCGATCCGCGAAAGGTCAACCGTCGCGTGGCCGAACGCCCAGTGATCCACCGCAACGACATCCCCCCACCCGGAGAAAGGTTCATCGTGTCCTACGTCGCCGGCCACGGCGCCGCGGAGGACATCACCGCCTTCATGACCAACCGTGGATACATCCAGGGCCGCCATTTCCTCCTTGCCGCCTGA